A genomic region of Paenibacillus sp. PL2-23 contains the following coding sequences:
- a CDS encoding asparaginase domain-containing protein has protein sequence MKRILIIFTGGTIGSKAEGVAINVDQAGSYALLDAYRGLPSYRHDVELDTLQPLNLLSENITPDDWSALAAAIRGVDWTRYEGIIVTHGSDTLAYTAAMMGYLFADAAIPLVLTASNYPIADARSNGLRNLSSSIDFIAGAGLPGVFVVYENDRGESMVYLSTRVFQNESFTDQFRSPYELEYGRMTAQRTFQWTEDVRNPSPDSLQARPSSIHSQIATALRLTDEIVYIRPYPGLHYELYDFSTAKPRAILHDLHHSGTANALETGPYSLAAFVERCRREGIDCYLCPIKDASDALYASSHRLIEAGGRFIENMSMEAALTKLMLAYGMIGDDAVRDRFIRKENVYYEKL, from the coding sequence ATGAAGCGGATTTTGATCATATTTACGGGCGGCACAATCGGGAGCAAGGCGGAGGGAGTGGCCATCAACGTCGATCAAGCCGGCTCTTACGCGCTCCTGGATGCGTATCGGGGGCTGCCGTCTTATCGGCATGATGTCGAGCTGGACACGCTTCAGCCGCTCAATCTGCTCAGCGAGAATATAACGCCGGACGATTGGAGCGCGCTGGCCGCAGCCATTCGAGGGGTCGATTGGACCCGTTACGAGGGGATCATCGTCACCCATGGCTCGGACACGCTCGCATACACCGCTGCGATGATGGGGTATCTATTCGCGGACGCTGCGATTCCGCTTGTGCTGACGGCCAGCAACTATCCCATCGCGGATGCAAGGAGCAACGGGCTTCGCAACTTGTCGAGCTCGATCGACTTTATCGCGGGGGCCGGGCTTCCGGGGGTATTCGTCGTCTATGAAAACGATCGCGGCGAATCGATGGTCTATCTCAGCACGAGGGTATTCCAGAACGAATCGTTCACTGATCAGTTCCGCAGCCCCTATGAGCTCGAATACGGAAGGATGACAGCGCAGCGGACGTTCCAGTGGACGGAGGATGTGCGTAATCCGTCGCCGGACAGCCTTCAGGCGCGGCCCAGCTCCATACATTCGCAGATAGCGACAGCTCTGAGACTGACGGATGAGATCGTATATATCAGGCCGTACCCGGGTCTTCATTATGAGCTGTATGATTTCAGTACGGCGAAGCCGAGGGCCATTCTGCATGATCTGCATCACTCAGGCACAGCGAACGCGCTGGAAACGGGACCCTATTCGCTCGCGGCGTTCGTGGAGCGGTGCAGGCGGGAGGGCATCGATTGTTACCTCTGCCCCATTAAGGACGCATCAGACGCGCTGTATGCTTCCTCGCACCGGTTAATCGAAGCGGGAGGCCGCTTCATTGAGAACATGTCCATGGAGGCGGCGCTTACGAAGCTTATGCTGGCTTACGGAATGATCGGGGACGATGCCGTCCGGGACCGGTTCATTCGGAAGGAGAACGTCTATTATGAGAAGCTATAG
- the bcp gene encoding thioredoxin-dependent thiol peroxidase, which produces MSTSTVNAGDKVPQFTLLASNGGQVSLSDYLGKKLVIYFYPKDMTPGCTAESCDFRDFNGEFAEYNAEVVGISPDDLPSHEQFISEYSLPFLLLSDTEHQVAELFGVWKEQSWNGKTYIGVERSTFLIDEQGVLAREWRRVSVEGHASEVLAAVKEL; this is translated from the coding sequence ATGAGCACTTCAACCGTAAACGCAGGGGATAAGGTTCCACAGTTCACGCTGCTGGCATCGAACGGGGGGCAGGTATCGCTAAGCGACTATCTAGGCAAAAAGCTGGTCATCTACTTTTATCCCAAGGACATGACGCCGGGGTGTACCGCCGAATCCTGCGATTTCCGCGACTTCAACGGGGAGTTTGCGGAGTACAATGCCGAAGTTGTGGGCATCAGCCCTGACGATCTGCCCTCCCACGAGCAATTCATCTCCGAATACAGCCTGCCGTTCCTGCTGCTGAGCGACACCGAGCATCAGGTGGCAGAGCTGTTCGGGGTGTGGAAGGAGCAGAGCTGGAACGGCAAAACGTATATCGGCGTGGAGCGTTCGACGTTCCTGATTGATGAGCAGGGCGTGCTGGCCCGCGAATGGCGCCGTGTAAGCGTCGAAGGCCATGCCAGTGAAGTGCTGGCGGCGGTCAAGGAGCTGTAG
- a CDS encoding LTA synthase family protein, protein MSILTSNKLLSTRPILFFSVILFLKSVLAWFVIFPDNASWTTLFKEIPFVLIVYSLIEFFASKRKFLYYTIANLLMTSILFAVIMYYKYYGVIVTYAALEQVNQVTAVKNSVFSLMDPYFLFIYTDVVIMLILLFIKSGSGGGNGGGSIRNQAIRWKQSFKRKENARYMAAILIVSFAICLFNILPNRASMNEIVKAEQMGILNYEAYTIFANKEVEYIDSEEITQERIHAVKKVEPPLQPALQGVAQGKNLIIIQMESMQSFLIDLAVEGVEITPNMNKLVKENSYFKHFYQQVGQGNTSDAEFVVNTSLYIPPRGAATQRYAGKELPSMPKMLKAQGYDTATFHTNVVEFWNRGELYKAVGFDRYYDAAFFGEEDVVFFGASDATLYEKTAQELSRMAANDKPFYAHVLSMTAHHPYTMPEDKRFIELPERFHDTLVGDYLIAQHYADQQLGIFIDDLKARGIWDDSLIIVYGDHLGLPIYSLDSDEKELMEDMYGREYTYTDMINIPLVIVNPGSDMGPAVYDHLGGQVDILPTVANLLGVSLEHQLYFGQDLFNQQAYNILPQRYYLPSGSFLSSQELFMSGSGFEDGTHYPLTGDGHSNQQTTEDEYERALELLRLSDSYASQLPNWKTEE, encoded by the coding sequence GTGTCAATTCTAACATCGAATAAGCTATTAAGCACTCGACCGATTTTGTTCTTTTCGGTTATTTTGTTCCTGAAGAGCGTGCTTGCTTGGTTCGTCATCTTCCCGGACAACGCCTCCTGGACAACGCTGTTTAAGGAAATTCCATTTGTGCTGATCGTTTATAGCCTAATTGAATTTTTTGCAAGCAAACGCAAGTTTCTCTATTATACGATCGCTAATCTGCTCATGACTTCTATTCTATTTGCTGTCATTATGTATTACAAGTATTACGGGGTTATCGTGACCTACGCGGCGCTTGAGCAGGTGAATCAAGTAACGGCTGTGAAGAACAGCGTGTTCTCGCTGATGGATCCCTACTTCTTATTTATTTATACCGACGTCGTCATCATGCTCATTCTTCTCTTCATCAAGAGCGGCAGTGGTGGTGGCAATGGCGGCGGCAGCATCCGAAACCAAGCAATACGGTGGAAACAATCTTTCAAACGCAAAGAGAATGCTAGATATATGGCAGCCATCCTCATTGTGTCGTTCGCTATCTGTTTGTTCAATATTTTGCCGAATCGCGCAAGCATGAACGAGATTGTGAAGGCCGAGCAAATGGGCATATTGAATTACGAGGCCTACACGATCTTCGCGAACAAAGAGGTCGAATACATCGATTCAGAGGAAATTACGCAAGAGCGCATTCATGCGGTCAAAAAAGTCGAGCCCCCCCTCCAGCCGGCCCTCCAAGGTGTCGCGCAGGGTAAAAACCTGATCATCATCCAAATGGAGTCGATGCAGAGCTTCCTCATTGATCTGGCCGTTGAGGGCGTGGAGATTACGCCTAACATGAATAAGCTTGTCAAGGAGAACAGCTACTTCAAGCACTTCTACCAGCAAGTGGGGCAGGGCAATACATCCGACGCGGAATTTGTTGTCAACACGTCGCTCTACATTCCGCCGCGCGGAGCCGCCACTCAGCGTTATGCCGGCAAGGAGCTTCCGAGCATGCCGAAGATGCTGAAGGCGCAAGGGTATGACACGGCTACCTTCCATACGAACGTTGTGGAATTCTGGAATCGCGGCGAGCTGTACAAAGCCGTTGGCTTTGATCGTTATTACGACGCCGCATTTTTTGGCGAGGAGGACGTTGTGTTCTTTGGGGCATCGGACGCTACGCTGTACGAGAAAACAGCCCAGGAGCTGTCGCGGATGGCTGCCAACGATAAACCGTTCTACGCCCATGTCCTCTCTATGACGGCTCACCACCCCTACACCATGCCGGAGGACAAGCGGTTTATCGAGCTGCCGGAGCGATTTCATGACACGCTTGTAGGCGATTATCTAATCGCTCAGCATTACGCGGATCAACAGCTGGGCATCTTCATCGACGACTTGAAGGCTCGGGGCATATGGGATGACAGCCTAATTATCGTGTACGGGGACCATCTCGGCTTGCCGATCTATTCCTTGGACAGCGATGAGAAAGAATTGATGGAAGACATGTACGGACGAGAGTATACCTATACGGATATGATCAATATCCCTCTCGTTATTGTGAATCCTGGCAGCGACATGGGGCCTGCGGTGTACGATCATCTGGGCGGACAAGTGGACATCCTGCCTACCGTCGCCAATCTGCTTGGCGTATCGCTGGAGCATCAGCTTTACTTTGGCCAGGACCTGTTCAATCAGCAAGCCTACAATATATTGCCTCAGCGCTATTATTTGCCGAGCGGCTCGTTCTTAAGCAGCCAGGAGCTGTTCATGTCGGGCAGCGGCTTCGAGGACGGCACCCATTATCCATTAACCGGCGACGGTCACAGCAATCAGCAGACGACCGAGGATGAATACGAGCGCGCGCTGGAGCTGCTTCGTCTGTCCGACAGCTATGCAAGCCAGCTGCCGAATTGGAAGACGGAAGAGTAG
- a CDS encoding M15 family metallopeptidase produces the protein MGRGKFLLLVALGAMLVIGGYVAVEEGGWMAEEPKLAEQPQATTGVEEGLTGESKPSDSNANSSQAGADKGQNGDNGEAGEAAPGEMPGDSEKPSGEGEEEPDGGGSAAGQAPDETGISRGEDGAIAVIAQPESIEALVNPYNMLPENYEPDDLVYPDVRFTFSEKIEKRMLRKEAAEALEAMFAGAEADGIYLAGVSAYRSHETQKALFNRYVKRDGYEKARTYSALPGTSEHETGLAVDVSGSDGKCAAADCFGDTKEAAWLKEHAAEYGYIIRYPEGKQHITGYQYEPWHLRYVGIDIASELAASGETLEEYYDAVPVNG, from the coding sequence ATGGGCAGAGGAAAGTTTCTGTTGCTTGTGGCGCTTGGAGCCATGCTTGTCATTGGGGGATATGTTGCGGTAGAGGAGGGCGGCTGGATGGCGGAGGAGCCGAAGCTGGCAGAGCAGCCTCAGGCGACTACCGGCGTAGAAGAAGGCCTAACGGGTGAAAGCAAGCCTTCCGACTCCAATGCCAATTCGTCCCAAGCGGGAGCGGACAAGGGCCAGAATGGCGATAATGGCGAAGCCGGCGAGGCTGCGCCAGGAGAGATGCCCGGCGACTCGGAGAAGCCGAGCGGCGAAGGGGAGGAAGAGCCTGACGGCGGCGGCTCCGCGGCTGGACAAGCCCCAGATGAAACGGGCATATCCAGAGGGGAGGATGGCGCAATCGCCGTAATCGCCCAGCCGGAGAGCATCGAAGCGCTTGTGAATCCTTACAATATGCTGCCGGAGAATTATGAGCCGGACGATCTGGTCTATCCCGATGTGCGATTCACCTTCTCCGAGAAGATCGAGAAGCGGATGCTGCGCAAGGAGGCTGCCGAAGCGCTGGAAGCGATGTTCGCCGGCGCTGAGGCGGATGGCATCTATCTCGCCGGAGTATCGGCTTACCGCTCTCACGAGACGCAGAAGGCGCTGTTCAACCGTTATGTGAAGCGGGACGGCTACGAGAAGGCGCGTACATACAGCGCTCTTCCGGGCACAAGCGAGCATGAGACGGGACTGGCTGTCGATGTGTCCGGCAGCGATGGCAAGTGCGCAGCGGCCGACTGCTTCGGTGATACGAAGGAAGCGGCCTGGCTGAAGGAGCATGCGGCGGAGTATGGCTATATTATCCGTTACCCGGAAGGGAAGCAGCATATAACGGGTTATCAATACGAGCCTTGGCATCTGCGTTATGTAGGGATCGATATCGCAAGCGAGCTTGCCGCAAGCGGAGAGACGCTGGAAGAATATTATGACGCGGTGCCGGTCAACGGGTAA
- the cls gene encoding cardiolipin synthase: protein MYLIIMLLNIFLAITVIFLERRNASSTWAWLMVLFFAPVLGFILYLILGQKVRKRKLNKLLGDNQRIIEDALEKQQQELKERRLLPEGSDMAEYQDMMYMNLVTSFALYTSNNEIAIFTDGNQKFDSLIADMEAAERHIHLEYYIVRDDALGRRLAATLAKKAKQGVEVRFLYDHIGSSNLPRRFFHELRQSGGMEAAFFPSRIPYLNLKINYRNHRKLAIIDGKIGYIGGFNIGDEYLGLNAHFGEWRDTHLKVMGGAVLQMQAQFMMDWNLATSGKVDLSSTYFPLPKVSAGRIGMQLVASGPDTEYQEIKNAYIKMIASAKKTICMQTPYFVPDESLMTALRIASLSGVRVSIMLPSKPDHFFVYWATHSYLGELLASGVRVYLYERGFLHAKTLVVDGKVASVGTANLDIRSFKLNFEMNAFIYDKETSQKLQTLFQEDVRLARRLTMEDYGRRPLFNRFKESISRLLSPIL, encoded by the coding sequence ATGTATTTAATTATTATGCTGCTGAATATTTTCCTCGCGATAACCGTTATTTTTCTGGAGCGCAGGAATGCAAGCTCGACCTGGGCTTGGCTGATGGTGTTATTTTTTGCGCCGGTGCTTGGGTTTATACTGTATTTGATCCTGGGGCAGAAGGTTCGGAAGAGGAAGCTGAACAAGCTGCTTGGGGACAATCAGCGTATTATCGAGGACGCGCTGGAGAAGCAGCAGCAGGAGCTGAAGGAGCGGCGGCTCCTTCCCGAGGGCAGCGACATGGCCGAATATCAGGACATGATGTATATGAACCTTGTGACAAGCTTTGCCCTCTACACAAGCAATAACGAAATTGCTATCTTCACGGACGGCAATCAGAAATTCGATTCGCTCATTGCCGACATGGAAGCCGCGGAGCGGCACATCCATCTGGAATATTATATCGTGAGAGACGACGCGCTCGGACGGAGGCTTGCTGCGACACTCGCGAAGAAGGCGAAGCAGGGCGTCGAGGTTAGATTTCTGTATGATCATATCGGCAGCTCCAATCTGCCAAGGCGGTTCTTCCATGAGCTTCGCCAATCAGGCGGCATGGAGGCGGCATTTTTCCCTTCGCGCATTCCTTATCTGAACTTAAAAATCAATTATCGCAATCATCGCAAGCTGGCCATAATCGACGGCAAGATTGGCTATATAGGCGGCTTTAATATCGGGGACGAATATCTGGGTCTGAACGCTCATTTCGGCGAATGGCGCGACACGCATCTGAAGGTAATGGGCGGAGCGGTCCTGCAGATGCAAGCGCAGTTCATGATGGACTGGAATTTGGCGACATCCGGCAAAGTCGACCTCAGCTCGACGTATTTCCCGTTGCCCAAAGTCAGCGCAGGCAGAATAGGCATGCAGCTGGTCGCAAGCGGACCCGATACGGAATATCAGGAAATTAAAAACGCCTATATCAAAATGATCGCTTCCGCCAAAAAAACGATCTGCATGCAGACGCCGTATTTCGTGCCCGATGAAAGTCTGATGACCGCGCTCCGCATCGCTTCCTTGTCGGGAGTCAGGGTGAGCATTATGCTGCCGAGCAAGCCGGATCACTTCTTCGTCTATTGGGCGACGCACTCTTATCTGGGCGAGCTGCTGGCCAGCGGCGTACGCGTCTACCTGTATGAACGCGGCTTCCTCCACGCCAAGACGCTTGTTGTGGATGGGAAGGTGGCATCTGTCGGGACGGCCAATCTCGACATACGGAGTTTTAAGCTGAATTTCGAGATGAATGCGTTTATCTATGACAAGGAAACGTCTCAGAAGCTGCAGACTCTGTTCCAGGAGGATGTGCGCCTGGCGCGCAGGCTTACTATGGAGGATTATGGAAGGCGTCCGCTCTTCAATCGCTTCAAGGAATCCATCTCCAGGCTGCTGAGCCCCATTCTTTAA
- a CDS encoding transcriptional repressor: MNKINLTIQRKAVYEVVHEAHDHPTAADVIERLRTKGHHFAYGTVYNSLRYLTDVGLIRELKLGEAVSRYDARTDDHQHIVCLRCGRVDEVLVDVPQEWIAAVAENTRYRIEHAQVVLEGVCEACAKKNG; this comes from the coding sequence ATGAACAAAATAAACTTAACCATCCAGAGGAAGGCGGTTTACGAAGTCGTTCACGAGGCTCATGACCATCCCACGGCGGCAGATGTCATCGAACGGCTGAGGACGAAGGGACATCACTTTGCTTATGGCACCGTCTATAACTCCCTTCGCTACCTGACCGATGTTGGCTTGATTCGGGAGCTGAAGCTGGGAGAAGCGGTCAGCCGCTATGATGCCCGGACGGATGACCATCAGCATATTGTTTGCTTGCGCTGCGGACGGGTAGATGAGGTGCTCGTCGATGTGCCGCAGGAGTGGATAGCTGCGGTTGCCGAGAATACCCGTTACCGGATCGAGCACGCTCAGGTTGTGCTGGAAGGAGTGTGCGAGGCATGCGCGAAGAAGAACGGGTAA
- a CDS encoding response regulator transcription factor, with product MREEERVMERSEGMLCSLTKRVMVISPLPERVRSLLVKLSAECFDVFSLHEFNRSMLPALSPELLIYDALPIPLSSAGAVAGQTLKGGEELLRAAEEAGVPVLVLLDHGSYAERGRVELSGAELLLWPAQPEEALTLINRMLEERPVRSVPAAEAQNDELLVFKDIRMDLRKMKVEKLGQRVELTKTEYDLLLRFLRSDGSVLTRESLLDSVWGMHFYGGSNVVDVHIKSLRKKLKDSAVSPKYIVTVRGSGYRLADV from the coding sequence ATGCGCGAAGAAGAACGGGTAATGGAGCGGTCGGAAGGCATGCTGTGCTCTCTCACGAAACGGGTGATGGTAATCAGCCCGCTGCCGGAGCGGGTCCGCAGTCTGCTTGTCAAGCTGTCGGCGGAATGCTTTGATGTGTTTTCGCTGCATGAATTTAATCGCAGTATGCTTCCGGCGCTGTCGCCAGAGCTGCTCATCTATGACGCGCTGCCCATTCCGCTCTCGTCCGCCGGTGCTGTCGCGGGACAGACGCTGAAGGGCGGAGAGGAGCTGCTGCGAGCTGCGGAGGAAGCGGGAGTCCCGGTGCTGGTGCTGCTTGATCATGGCTCTTATGCAGAGCGGGGACGCGTCGAGCTGTCCGGAGCCGAGCTGCTGCTGTGGCCGGCTCAGCCTGAAGAGGCGCTGACGCTTATTAACCGTATGCTGGAGGAGCGGCCGGTTCGTTCGGTCCCTGCGGCTGAAGCTCAGAACGACGAGCTTCTGGTCTTCAAGGATATTCGCATGGATTTGCGCAAGATGAAGGTGGAGAAGCTTGGCCAGCGCGTGGAGCTTACCAAGACAGAATATGACCTGCTGCTGCGCTTCCTGCGCTCTGATGGCTCGGTCCTGACCCGCGAGTCGCTCCTCGACAGCGTCTGGGGCATGCATTTCTATGGCGGGAGCAATGTCGTGGATGTGCACATCAAGAGCTTGCGCAAGAAGCTGAAGGACAGCGCGGTATCCCCCAAATATATCGTCACAGTCAGAGGCTCGGGATATCGTCTGGCTGACGTATAG
- a CDS encoding catalase, protein MNNRLTTNQGAPVGNNQSSRTAGQRGPTLLEDYHLLEKLAHFDRERIPERVVHARGAGAHGVFVAEQSMAAYTKAHFLSEAGMETPVFVRFSTVIHGTGSPETARDPRGFAVKFYTQEGNYDLVGNHLPVFFIRDAMKFPDMVHSLKPAPDTNIQDPKRYWDFMTLSPESTYMLTWVFADDGTPASYREMDGFGVHAYKWVNAAGKMTYVKYTWRSKQGVRNFSAQEASAMQGRDFSHATRDLYEAIELGKWPEWELHVQLMPIEEVDQHAFDPLDPTKVWPESLYPLVKVGTMTLNRNPLNYFSEVEQSAFAPSVLVPGIEPSEDKLLQGRLFSYPDTQRYRLGANYLSIPVNCPYAPVRNYQRDGAMTMKADPSPINYEPNSFADSPKEDAAYTDSQVPLQGSAGRQRIDKTDDFTQAGERFRSMTEGQQANLIANLVNDLKGTNEDIQLRAICNFFRADRMLGMRLSEGLGVDIQAFVPQGR, encoded by the coding sequence ATGAACAATCGACTGACAACGAATCAAGGCGCGCCGGTAGGCAATAATCAGAGCTCTCGCACAGCGGGCCAGCGTGGGCCAACGCTGCTGGAGGACTATCATCTGCTGGAGAAGCTGGCGCATTTCGACCGTGAACGGATCCCGGAGCGCGTCGTCCACGCGCGCGGCGCTGGCGCACATGGCGTATTCGTGGCCGAGCAGAGCATGGCCGCATATACGAAGGCTCACTTCCTGAGCGAGGCTGGCATGGAGACGCCGGTGTTCGTCCGCTTCTCTACCGTTATTCACGGAACGGGCTCTCCGGAGACCGCCCGAGACCCGCGCGGCTTTGCGGTGAAGTTCTATACGCAGGAGGGCAACTATGATCTTGTCGGCAACCACTTGCCTGTGTTCTTCATTCGCGACGCGATGAAGTTCCCGGATATGGTGCACTCCCTGAAGCCGGCTCCGGATACGAATATACAGGATCCCAAGCGATACTGGGATTTCATGACGCTGTCGCCTGAGTCCACGTATATGCTGACCTGGGTGTTCGCGGACGATGGCACGCCGGCTTCATACCGCGAGATGGATGGCTTTGGCGTCCATGCCTACAAGTGGGTGAATGCTGCGGGGAAGATGACCTATGTGAAGTACACGTGGCGGTCGAAGCAAGGGGTGCGGAACTTCTCCGCCCAGGAAGCATCGGCTATGCAGGGCAGGGATTTCAGCCATGCGACGCGCGACCTGTACGAGGCGATCGAGCTTGGCAAGTGGCCGGAGTGGGAGCTGCACGTGCAGCTGATGCCGATCGAGGAGGTCGACCAGCATGCGTTCGATCCGCTGGATCCCACCAAGGTGTGGCCGGAGAGCCTGTATCCGCTGGTTAAGGTCGGCACGATGACGCTGAACCGCAATCCGCTTAATTATTTCTCGGAGGTCGAGCAGTCGGCTTTTGCCCCCAGTGTGCTGGTTCCGGGCATCGAGCCATCCGAGGATAAGCTGCTTCAAGGCCGGCTGTTCTCTTATCCCGATACGCAGCGTTATCGGTTAGGCGCTAATTACCTGAGCATTCCCGTGAACTGTCCTTATGCGCCGGTGCGTAATTATCAGCGGGACGGGGCCATGACGATGAAGGCGGACCCGTCACCCATTAATTATGAGCCGAACAGCTTCGCGGATTCACCGAAGGAGGATGCTGCGTACACCGACTCGCAAGTCCCTCTGCAGGGCTCGGCTGGACGACAGCGTATCGACAAGACGGACGATTTCACACAAGCGGGAGAGCGGTTCCGTTCCATGACGGAGGGGCAGCAGGCGAATCTGATCGCGAACCTGGTGAATGATTTGAAAGGGACGAACGAGGATATCCAGCTTCGCGCAATCTGCAACTTCTTCCGCGCTGACCGTATGCTCGGTATGAGGCTTTCAGAGGGGCTGGGCGTAGACATACAGGCGTTTGTGCCGCAAGGCAGATAG
- a CDS encoding cytochrome c biogenesis protein CcdC translates to MFWTNPLVQAGAILFSAIAGLSLIIIRIRAAKRPTTLKKIVIPPLGMATGFIMFAAPVTHIPWMWGVSAFGTGLLMFAFPLIVTTRMERIDSDIYVRRSKAFVAIMIVLFLLRLLLHEVVEQYMTIPQTGALFYLLAFGMILPWRIAMLGDYLRLARLEPLERG, encoded by the coding sequence ATGTTTTGGACAAATCCACTGGTGCAGGCGGGGGCGATCCTGTTCTCGGCCATCGCGGGTCTTAGTCTGATCATCATAAGAATACGCGCGGCGAAGAGGCCGACGACGCTGAAGAAGATTGTTATACCGCCGCTGGGCATGGCGACTGGCTTCATTATGTTCGCAGCCCCGGTTACGCATATCCCTTGGATGTGGGGCGTATCCGCATTCGGTACGGGCCTGCTCATGTTTGCGTTTCCGTTGATTGTGACGACTCGTATGGAGCGAATTGATTCGGATATTTATGTGCGCCGGTCCAAGGCGTTTGTCGCCATTATGATCGTCTTGTTCCTGCTGCGTCTCCTGCTGCACGAGGTGGTGGAGCAATATATGACAATTCCGCAGACGGGCGCGCTTTTCTACTTGCTGGCATTCGGCATGATTCTGCCATGGAGAATTGCCATGCTTGGCGACTATTTGCGTCTCGCGAGGCTGGAGCCATTAGAGCGAGGCTGA